Genomic DNA from Candoia aspera isolate rCanAsp1 chromosome 14, rCanAsp1.hap2, whole genome shotgun sequence:
ATTCAGCCTCCCACACTCAGCTGATCatttcagccttccccagtttGTTCTGGGgaaatgcttttcattttctttttctgcttgccTTTGGTTAGAGCTGTGGTTACGGTTAGGGCTGGAATCCAAAGCATTTGAAAGGTATAGGATGGGATAGGCTGGTGTTTAGGCAGTTTGTGATCCTGGTTTTCAGTTCTTTGGATTTGTACAGAGTGAATCCCGAGCTTCTGGTGAAATTTTACAAATGGCCTCTCTGCACTACACTTAATGAAGGCTTGGAGATACTAGGTGGACTTTTGACAAGGTAATCCTAGGCCAAAAGTGCACTAGGAAAATGTTTCCTTCCAGGTTCCAGTATTTAAAGAACATTTGGGCAATGCAAAGACATcatagaccagtttggtctagtggttaaggtgctgggctagaaaccaggagactgagagttctagtcccgccttaggcacaaacgccagctgggtgaccttgggccagtcctcctctctcagcccaacctacctccaaaggttgttgttgtggggagaataggaggaggaaggagtattaggtaaataaaatgaaaaggctTCCATCAAGACCTCGTGGCATGTTTTCTATTCATTTTagaccaggagaccgtgagttcgagttccacctcaggcatgaaagctggctgggtgaccttgggcaagtcccactctctcagcccaagagccaatcaggcgtggaatgagagttctagtcccgccttaggcatgaaagccagctgggtgaccttgggccagttgctctctcagcccaacccacctcacagggttgttgttgtggggaaaataggaggaggaaggagtattaggtatgttccccaccttgagttatttataaaaaaaaataaaggtgggatagaaaataataaataaaataataaaacaaataaaacataaaacaaattaaattaaattaaaatataaaatataaaatataaaatataaaatataaaataatataaaatataaaatataaaatataaaatataaaatataaaatataaaatataaaataaaataaaataaaaaattctgccTGTGGATCACGGGGGATGAGGTCAAACTGAATAAGTTTCAGATGTGCAGAACCCAGGCCTGTTCTCTCAAGGTAGGATGGCTGGTTGCAGTCCACGATGCGCACTGATAAAgtcatgtttttttcctctgaagaaaTATGGCGAGTTTAAACATAaccacaaaaaaggaaaagaaaagaaagtgaacaATGAAACACGCGCTTAGGTTAGAACGGTGATCAGTTCAGTTTGGCATGGCAGTGGGTGGATGGGAACAGACCACGGAATTTGGCAGAACCGTGTTTCACAGTCTTGAAAGCAGCGGAGTTCACGGCCAAGATCTGCAATTACTTCTCTTTTCAACGTGGCTTCACCATGGCTGCCCCATATTCCTATTAAAAGATGAGCTCAGTTCAGCCAGTCCCATGAAAAAGACAGGTTCTTTTTTGTGCATGGTTTCCATCAGGCCAATACGGAGTAGCCCTGCCTTCTGGAACCCATGACTGCTTCCTCTTATTCCATGCTGTGCAATCTGGCTGTTTTGTTCATTTGTGCACCTCTTGAATATCACCTCGAAGGCTGCAATTTGCCAAATGGAATTTAATCAGGGTGGTGGTGATCGTGCAGCGTGCATCAGCCCTGCAGGCCCTAGATAACAAGGAGAAATAGGCAGTTTTGAAACCTGAtgccagcattttaaaaaatcaaagctaAACATGGTGGTTACAATCCCTTCTTCTCTGGCTAGGAGAAGAAAGCAGCAATTAGCAGCTCCTTCATATTTTCCAGCTTGATCCCAGTGCAAGAGCAGATTTTCTGCACTTCATTTTGCCATCCTTTTGAGAGCTACAGTGCTAGAACTGGTGGGAGAGAAAGGTGGAACGTTTAATTAATTGGTTGATCAATTAGAAAACTGGCCAATGGGACCTTAAGTGGATTCTGTCCCAAAGATACAGGCTTATTGATCCTGAAAAATCTGCTTGGAGCAAGTGTTCCTAACTTGGCAGCTTCCTTCCAAACATGTTGGAAGCACAACTGTCACCCAAAAGAACAGTTATGAGTGACATTTTGCTCTCTCCAATCAAttttgattgatgatgtgccgtCAGGTTGGTATCAATGCTTAGCAACCCCATAGATAGATATTCCTTAGGACAGGGCTTCTCCACCAGGGCTcggtggcacccttgggttccgcaagaggtccctaggggttccctgagggatcatgatttattttaaaaattatttcaaatcctggcaacttcacattaaagaggtaaatttcattctttatttttagtttaagaaccctgttaatgcatctatacaggcctacccatgaaacaaatataataatttgtaacttgtggcctctaTTTCAGCCTGGAtgttatctctatctctatctttcttacaaggttgttgttgtttattcgtttagtcgcttccgactcttcgtgacttcatggaccagcccacaccagagcttcctgtcggttgtcaacacccccagctcccccagggacgagtccgtcacctctagaatgtcatccatccaccttgccctcggtcggcccctcttccttttgccttccactctccccagcatcagcatcttctccagggtgtcctgtcttctcatgatgtggccaaagtatttcagttttgcctttaatatcattccctccagtgagcagtctggctttgtttcctggagtatggaaataactggtttgatcttcttgcagtccaaggcactctcagaattttcctccaacaccacagttcaaaagcatcgatcttccttcgctcagccttccttatggtccagctctcgcagccatatgttactacggggaacaccattgctttactatgcggacctttgttgtcagtgtgatgtctctgctcttaactattttatcgagatttgtcattgctcttctcccaaggattaagcgtcctctgatttcctgactgcagtcagcatctgcagtaatctttgcacctagaaatacaaagtctttcactgcttctacattttctccctctatttgctagttatcaatcaagctggttgccataatcttggtttgagAAAAAAAACTCTtacaaggttacattaacagaagtcTGAGAGTACCCTCCAGTCCCTACTTTTATtatccccaaaactagggagggctccttctgagatactttctccagccctcctccttcagactcaaattttgtttatcagactgttgtcaaTGCTGCggcttttccttctccctcccaaggtcattcccacataccattacatctagacctggatttgtttatttattatttgattgattgattgatttctagctatagatctatatctatctatctatctatctatctatctatctatctatctatctatctatctatctatctatttctatctatAGAGCCAGTttagcctagtggttaaggcaacaggctagaaaccaggagactgggagttctagtcccgccttaggcacaaacgccagctgggtgaccttgggccagtcattctctctcagcccaacccacctcacagggttgttgttgtggggaaaagagaaggaggaaggagtattaggcatgttccccgccttgagttatttataaaaataataaaggcgggatagaaaataacataaataataataatatagctgcccatctccacAAGTGACTCTAAATGCAGATGTGCTCAGGAAACGGGGGCTGAAAGGGCAGCATGTCTCACCACAGCTCCTTGTGACCTTTCTGTCTTCTTTTGGGCCGTAGTCTGTGGAGACCCTGAACCTCAAGATCGCTATCACGGAATTTACTTTGCTATGCTTCTAGCGGGTGTCGGCTTCCTTTTGCCTTACAACAGCTTTATCACAGATGTTGACTACCTTCATCACAAATACCCAGGTAGGTGTGTTTTCTTCAATATTCCAAAGCTCCCCACAACACTGAAAGTTTTTTGTTGAGCTCTTTTCTGGAATGAAAGCTATTAGAAGGTGTTGTAACGGATTTTGTACATGCGTTCATAACACACACCATCAATGGACGCTTGTGCCTTTTGGATTCCAACTCTCCCGTAAGCCTTGGCTGGCTGGTAGCAAGGGCACTGTCATCCAAAACATCAGGAGAACCCCAGATTTAAGAATTGGGAGCCTCTCTGGGGATGTGTTTTTATTGGCAGAGTCCCACTTATTCAACTGAACACAGGGGTTTGAATGCCTCCTTCCTAATACAAGACAGTGTCAACAGATTGAGGTTGGATGCCAAGATGAAGATTTATTATTGAATTATTGAATAAGGCATCCTGCTCTTGTTCCTCTTAATAAGCCTCCAAGTTATGTTGGACCCAAGGAGCACCACAGAACTTCACAGCATGCAATGTTTCTCCTTCCCACCTTATTCCCCTACCTCCAACCCCCTTTTTTCATCTGTTTACACATCACCGAAAGCCAGAAtatgatttatttagtttttgtttAGCATCTTATGTGAACTCAATCAATAGTGGCTTGCTCAGTATGCCATAGTGAAGCAAGGCCCtggtttagcatgatgcatgaacccagACTTTGTGTCTTTCTGCAGGGACCTCTATCGTGTTTGATATGAGCCTAACCTACATTCTAGTAGCCTTGGTTGCTGTCATCCTCAACAATGTCCTGGTAGAAATGTTGAGTCTTCACACCAGGATCACTGTGGGTATGTCCAGAATCCTGCTGTCTTCTCCTCTTCATCTCTTGGCTTCTGCTCTTCACTAAGAAAGTTGTAGCCAGCATTATAATCCTCTGTGTGCCTTCTCTCCTCCATACCATCCTTCAAAGTTTCAGCCAGAAGTTGCAGAAGGAAGCCACAGAGGTGGTACCTGAATATTACTTACTCTCAATGATCCCCATGGTGGAAGATTAGGATTTATATGTCAGAAGATAAACGTCTGGAATTTGTAGCATCCTTTTCTTTAGAAGTGACATGCTTCTCTTCTGGCTGTTCTTCATTTCAGGATATCTCTTTGCTCTGGGCCCCCTTCTCTTTGTGAGCATCTGCGATGTCTGGCTTGATCTCTTCTCCCAGCACCAAGCCTATGCTGTCAACCTCATGGCAGTAGGCGTGGTGGCCTTTGGTTGCACAGGTATGTGTGGGAATGGGAGCAGAGACTTTCCCAGCCTCCCAGATGACTGGGAACAGGGATTGCCTGGTTGAACTCATGAATGACTTTGTCCTTCTTGACCAcaagtgaatcagggaggtggtGCAGAAGAAGTTCCTTAACGAAGGTGGAATCTCGCTGGGACTTCTTGGCCAAAGGGCCGTAACTCTTCTTCTCCTTTGCTTGCTCACCTCTGTCTCCCTTTTTAAGTGCAGCAATCCAGTTTCTATGGTTACACCGGGATGCTGCCCAAGCGCTACACTCAGGGAGTGATGACAGGTGAAAGTGAGTATTCCCTTAAAACTGTTCACTCCGGGCTAAAGCAAATGTGGTGGCACGAGGAGCGTTCCTGCCTCCTAATGATTCATTCTTATctctggggctgcctttaaaaatAGTGACATCATTCCCTTTGGCGATTGCTCTTGCTTGCCTAACGGTAGGGCCGGCCTCCTTGGTCAACTTCAcctgaaggcattaaaaaaataaaacagagttaaAGGCAGCTAGAAGGTGGGGGTATGGCTCCCGAAATTGACTCACCCCCCTTCTGCGTTTGCACAGCAGATGTTGGTGTCCGATAAAAATCCTCGCCCAACTTTTTTGAGCCAACTGTGGGGCAAAATAAACCTATCAACAGCAATGTTGCCTCTCATGAACCTCTTCCAAACTTCCTTTAAAACGACAACCAATCAGCCATCTCCACCCCAAATTACACCATTCACTTGACCCCATCATTAATCCCCATGCCCAAGAGGAAGACATATTTCATGTCTCCATTCTCTTCTGGGTGCAGGCTCAGCCTTTCAATAGGTGGTTTCCACCATGCCTTCTTTTCTACTTGGTGGATTTTGCCAATGCAAGATTGCTTTCTGCTCATCTGAATCAACAGCTGTTGGATTGGATGGTGGGATTGGGAACACTGAATGTTGACCAGAGCAGATGGTACCAAGGAGTGGCCTTGTTGGCATGAGAGCTACCAGCTGACAGCTGGGGCATGATCTGGCACCCTGCCTGGCCTATTCAAGGACCTTTTGGTGAGCAGGTTCTTCTGGCTGTGCTAGTGGGAGAGAAGAACCCAGTAGCACAAGAGACACATGGGCCCAAAGAAGTGTCTAACCCTTGTTCTTATGCAACAGCTCTGACACACCTTTTCCTCTTGCCTCTCTTGACAAGTGTGGAGTATAGACCTTGCTTGACATGGATGTTTTCAGATGAGGACTACTAGCACTAACAATCAAAAGACAACTTGGGAGCTATCCCACCTTTTCCTTCATACCATTTTACAGTATTTAATGGAATGGAAAGAAGAGATGGAGGAGCTGAAATATATATGGGGAACCAAGAAGGTCTCTTGACCAGGCCTTCACCAACTCTGGTAATGCCATGGTCCAGGGGGTTGCCTTAGTGCTAACACACAAGCTCAACTTCAGCTCTTCCTTCCAGGCACTGCTGGGGTCATCATCTCCTTAAGTCGCATCTTCACCAAGCTTCTTCTGTCTGATGAGAAAGGGAACACCATGATCTTCTTCTGCATTTCCATCGGACTGGAGCTCACTTGCTTCATCCTCCACCTCTTGGTGAAACAGACCTCCTTTGTCAGGTATTACACCTCCCGCTCCCAGATCGGGGCCTCTGAGTTTAAAGGGCCCATGGACAGTGGCACCGGATACAGAGTCCACCATGATGTCACAGCAGAAGACATCCAATTTGTAAGTTGTGGCCAGAAATGCTTTGTGCTCCATGGGGTTTTAAACATCTTGGGTTTTACATTTTTGAGAAcagctttccctaacctggtaTCTCCAGGAAGTGTTGTGTTTATAGCTTTGAGAATTTGTTCCTCACTCAACATATTGGGAAGATGGATCTAAAATAGTAGGAATAGAAACAGCAGCCTCTAAGCCCGCCAGGTCAAATTTGGCAGCAAGCTGTCCAAAAGGACCAtaatctatcttccttccttccttcctccctccctccctcccctttccttcttcttctccttcttttccttgCTTTCCAACACAATTTCCTTCAAACCCAAGATACCACTgctggacaccccccccccttgccTTTAACAATAAAGCATAAAACAAAAGGGGACTCCACAAATACCAAAAAGATGGCCCACTGCAACATAAGGACCGTAGGTGGGGTGGCTTTAGTGCTGCGAAGGTTGGCTGAAGGAGAGAAATGGTGACCCCTCCTGGTGCAAGAAGTTAATTCAAACGATTCCATGGCTGCAGAAAGTTCACCTTGGAAATGGCAGGGAAGATGGAGCCCATTTGATCTGATCAGTGGGCTTTATATTTCTTTCAAGGATTTCAGCCTCCCCTTTTGCACAAGAGATGGTTCTCAGAGGAACAAACAATCGGAAGAACTACCAGCTTGGCATCAGGGTTAAAATGTTGAGAACAATTAGAGAGATGTGGATTTAAGTCTACTCTTGGCTACTAGTCCCTGCTCAGtccacctcagagggttgttatTGCAGAGAAAAATGGGAAGCCATGTATAGCcatcccagagagagagagagagagaatgaatgaatgaatgaatgaaagaaagaaagaaagaaagaaagaaagaaagaaagaaagaaagaaagaaagaaagaattcatCTACCTGTGCCTAGAGAGATTCATGCAGAATTGGTCTGTTGGCCAAGATCCTCCATGTTTAAAAGCAGTGTACCTCCAAATactagatcatcatcatcatcgtcaccatcatcatcacaacatcctcctcatcctcatcctttgAGCTATCTGGGAAGTTCTTGGCAGCTGACATGGGCGGTTGCTCTTTCTCTGTCCCTTCACTCCAAGGAGAATCGGCCTCATAGACAAGATACTTCTCCTCCTGACACCTTTGGGCAGGCAAGTGAGCTGGCTGGCAGCGGCACCTACGTGCGATTTGACGTCCCCCAGCCTCAGATCAAACGGAGTTGGCCAGGCTTCAGAGGTAACTAGGTCGGAACTTCAGCAGCCAACTCAAGGTGGCCAAACGTGAATGGGTCTTAAAAGCCGGGTTTTGGATGTTCGTTTCTTTCTTACAATCCCTGTGCACAAGAGCATTTCTTCTCCCCAAATGGTAGATAAATTGGGTGGATGGCGGTTTCTCTGACCGATGGTAACTTGAGTTAATCTGGCCCACTCAACCACGATTTGCTTTATTTCACCATGGTTTTAAAGCCAACCACAGTGGTTGACTATGGggagaagtttttttaaaatttatttctaactttaaaagagggtgaacaGTTGGTACATTAGctgttggaagccacttctttattattgtctatgttgtctttttctttttgaaaagacaacgttttaaattttttaaaaagatgattgaATGTGCAGCATGCTTACTTAGATCCCTTCAAGGCCCCGCAGATGATCAGCTTGAGTAGTGAGAACTTGGTTTGGCTTTTGTGCCTTGGTGTGTTGCACAAACCCAACCCTTGGGGTAGTGTGTGTCactgtattgtgcaaatccaacctGGGGAttaatgtgttatttttatttaggtGTTTATTTTACACGTTGCTATTCTGACACAATCAAAAGACTCCAAGCAGGGGTCCCAAattcttcagctcatcgaccccttcatggagtttcagattgttcatttattatatgaaaataatttaataaatcctACTTTAACTGATagtactataataataataacaacaacgacTTCATAAAAATAGgtaacatttaaaatatgaaaaatataaaattcaacatACCTTTTTTATTGAAACGGTTGATATCACTGATGGGAAAGATGCATCTGATGAGCGTCAACAAGGGCACTGATATCTGATTGGAGACTGTTGGGTTTTAGTCATAAGTCACCATGCTCTTCCAGGTTCAGTCTGTGTCAGCCTCGTGcggtaatccagacaggaaacacaaccagatgcgctaattctactttattgtaaggctacattaacagaatcttgcaagtctgaaagtacaattctcccactgtcgtATTTACAGCCaaataacttagggagggtccctcctgagcctcttgctccacccattatgcagctgtgggctaggcctcctcttatctgaccgttccctaggcagcatctctttgcccggtctcccaaggcctttcccacataccattaccttttagggagagatgggcagtgacagaaaggtgaatgataaataaaataaattacagtcTGTTCCTAgtgacccccagccatttatcgatcccttggatagtcccattgacccttgggggtcaatatggACCACTTTGGGGACCCCTGTCTTAGAGAGTCTTACACAGAGCATAAACACTGATTGAAACATCCACGGTGCACACTTCtataagataaaaacaaatgagAATTCAGTAAATGGGTTAGACTGTTCTCTGGATGCTCATTATGCATCCTGTTTTTTCGTTTGTCTGCCTGTTTTTTGTCCTTTCCTTCATCTGCCTTTCATCGGTCAAATCAGACTTGAAAGATATGGGTTTCTCAGTGTTATCCTGTGTTGAGCCTTTTCTTGCAAGAGAACAAATCCATAACAGGCTGAACTTAGATTACCTacactggtttttttttaataataatttttattaaagtttacagttacgaagataaaaaactaatacaaaccaaatatacatataaaagaataaaaagaaaaaaaaatagaaaacgcggaaagaaacagaaaagaaagaaaaaacatagtaaagaaaagaaatatataaagaaataattttccccttcatcacaagtataaacagtttcaataacttatcactttctctgagaACACAACAAaagctctcttcttcccatatctcattttTATCTATAAAGAACTTCTTGAAGTCTCATTTCAGTCTTtgtcagcaaaagcccattaaggattaccagaagtgactatacatatatatatatgttaaccttgatcaaataaaccaactttatattcctttcctttcctttcctttcaacacAGTAACATTATCACTGTCTCACCTACATTGTTTCTGATGAAGGCAACAAGCCAGGATACAAAGTAATTCTGGCCTAACCACCCGGTTTCTCTGGATTCCAACAGATATGATGCTCCATCGCTATATTGTGTCTCGCGTCATCTGGGCCTACATGCTGTCAATCGCAGTGACTTACTTCATCACGCTGTGCCTGTTCCCTGGACTGGAGTCAGAAATCCGGAATTGTACTTTGGGTGAATGGCTCCCCATTCTCATCATGGCCATCTTCAACCTTTCTGATTTTGTGGGCAAGGTAAACATTGGTTTGCCTATGAAAAAACAAATGTGCCATTGTCCATGGAGCAATTTTCTGTTGGGCGCTGCTGGGCTCACTTGCACGAGTCATCTCCTCTGCAACAGCTTTGCTGAGAGTGTCTGCGCATATCAAATCTCCATTTTGCTGTTCTAGCTACACTGGATGTGCTGTGCAACATACAGCTACTCCCTTGCATGCTTTATAATACTTATCTTCCTTGAAAATCATCTTATTGACTGTAGTTTGATGTATATTTTGGTCTGCAGAATAAATTATTTACTCTCCAGAGATCTGCAGTGTTGCTAAATCCTGGATTGAAAAACCTCCCATCTCCTTGAGAATACTACAGCAGAGGATTAATCTAACCTGTCCTGGTCCTCACTTGCCATAATGAGGGAGGATCTTAATATCTAAAGACCCTAAGACAATTTTGCAGGGGCTCTAACaatgtaaatataatataatatagaggTCTGCCTTATAAAATAAAGTACAGTACATCCAGGATTAGTTTTCCTAGTTATGAGATTAATAATCTTAAAATTAGTTTTggaatttcctccctcccttccttctctatGAAGAGCATCTGAGTTTTCATTAGAAAGCACCTTAATGTATTTCTCCTGCCAACCCAGCCAAAGACTTGCTGCCTTTTCTAAGCCAGAGCCAGCCAGGGCTCTCTGACACTTGACCTCTGTGgccaggcgtggcatgagagacCGCAACTTCAGGGCAGAGTGCTTCCTTGACACACAGCAAGTGGACATCTGGAAATGCAGCTGCAAAGGAACCCTCTTTGCCAGGGTCCTGCAGAAGGGCGCTGGGGCTGAGCATTTCTTTGCACAAGGAACAGCCCTAGTCAGTGGGATCGTGTCACGGGTGACATCCCTCACCTGGAATCGTGGACAGGCAAGATTTGGGTGAGGTTTGCTTTGACAAAGGTTCCCTACTGGGATCACAGGGTGAGCAGAGGTGAAGCGAGCCACGGGTCAGGtcaaaagtggggaggggagagaaggatcTCTTTGGTGCgtccttctctccctttctgtttCTGGCCCTCACTTTTCGCTCCCCCAAGCTGCCCAGAGGGGGCATTGTGTTCCAGCCAGAGGTCTGAGCTGTTCTCTTGGAGAGAGACTTTCAAACTAGGAAAAAGTCACTTGAAAATAGATCGATGGCCACATCTGAAGTTTGCCCCTTAAGGAGGGGTTTGAACCAATGCCGGGGGGTTCTTACCTTTGCTTCTGTTTAACAGTGGCACAGAATCACAGGTCCAGATGCTAGCCTCCCAACCCTGTGCCAGTCTACCTGTGAAGACCAGACAGCCGGCTTTGCCTTCGTGTGGGAGAAAGACGGACCCAGGAAGCATCTTACATTTTGCTTGTGGATTCTGCACATTCGTAAGAACTCAGctatcctttttctctttctgcacttcCAGATTTTGGCTGCGTTGCCTTATGACTGGAGGGGAGCCCACCTCCTCCTGTACTCCTGCCTGCGAGTCGTCTTCATCCCTCTGTTTATCATGTGCGTCTACCCCAATGGGGAGCCCGCTTTTAGCCACCCGGCCTGGCCGTGCATCTTTTCTCTCCTGATGGGCATCACCAATGGCTACTTCGGCAGCGTCCCCATGATCCTGGCGGCCGGCAAAGTGAGCCCCGAGCAGCGGGAATTGGCAGGTCAGGGCAACTGTTGCGCACCTCTCCCCCAAAGAATCGTGACCCACAGTTGTCAGAAAAGAAAGCCCATATGAGCTTTTGGATCAGATGCAACCATATCGACATCAGCTCCACttaattattatttgattatAGCAATGCCTTGTAgggaatatccatccatccatccatgttgagaaggagaagaaatattaaaataaattatacaatTCCCCCATGAGTGCCCATGTCACGCAAGTCCCTGCGTGATGCAAATTCTGTGAGTTATATAATTTGCACAATGAACACACAATGCGCTTGACATCATCGTGCCCTCTTCCAGTTGCCTATGAACTCCACCTCCGTTGAAATTTAGCCAATTGCTTAATTATCCTCTTCCTTGCCTTcttgttgagaaaaaaaaaacccaatttcaGCAGTTGATACAGTTCAGCAATCCAGGGCTACCAATCAGGTGCTGCTTTAATGT
This window encodes:
- the SLC29A4 gene encoding equilibrative nucleoside transporter 4, whose amino-acid sequence is MGSVGGDHRFKEGSPVVTPEGNVVMSFSFDSYQLEEEELQDKTGQTKGVLTLMEPVCGDPEPQDRYHGIYFAMLLAGVGFLLPYNSFITDVDYLHHKYPGTSIVFDMSLTYILVALVAVILNNVLVEMLSLHTRITVGYLFALGPLLFVSICDVWLDLFSQHQAYAVNLMAVGVVAFGCTVQQSSFYGYTGMLPKRYTQGVMTGESTAGVIISLSRIFTKLLLSDEKGNTMIFFCISIGLELTCFILHLLVKQTSFVRYYTSRSQIGASEFKGPMDSGTGYRVHHDVTAEDIQFENRPHRQDTSPPDTFGQASELAGSGTYVRFDVPQPQIKRSWPGFRDMMLHRYIVSRVIWAYMLSIAVTYFITLCLFPGLESEIRNCTLGEWLPILIMAIFNLSDFVGKILAALPYDWRGAHLLLYSCLRVVFIPLFIMCVYPNGEPAFSHPAWPCIFSLLMGITNGYFGSVPMILAAGKVSPEQRELAGNTMTVSYMTGLTLGSVVAYSAYSLTSTSPSSCVYPENYNASVPDGN